The nucleotide window CATTGGGGTTATCGATGGTGAAACCTTGCTTTTCGATGGTGTCCACAAAGTCGATCGAGGCACCCTCCACATAGGGCGCGCTCATCCGGTCCACCGTCAGCGTCACGCCGCCGAACTCGGCGGTCAGATCACCGTCGAGAGTGCGGTCGTCGAAGAAAAGGTTGTAGCGCAACCCGGCACAACCGCCCGGCTGCACCGCGATCCGCAGCGACAGATCGTCACGCCCCTCCTGCTCCAACAGGGACTTTGCCTTGCTGGCAGCAGCCTCGGTCAGGATCACGCCGTGAGTCTTGGCGCCCGTCTCATTCTGCACCGTCATTGCTTCTCCTACATGCCTCATGGTTGGGTGGGCCCGCCCCGACTGCATTCAGCCTGGGGCCGTCTCCGGGGAAACCCAGTCCTATCAACGGTACCCCGCGGGGCGCGGATTCCCGAGTCGCGCGGCCACCTCAGATGCCAATCCCATCAGCTGATTGGCCGCGTCGGCCAA belongs to Mycobacterium basiliense and includes:
- a CDS encoding HesB/IscA family protein; amino-acid sequence: MTVQNETGAKTHGVILTEAAASKAKSLLEQEGRDDLSLRIAVQPGGCAGLRYNLFFDDRTLDGDLTAEFGGVTLTVDRMSAPYVEGASIDFVDTIEKQGFTIDNPNATGSCACGDSFN